A section of the Rummeliibacillus pycnus genome encodes:
- a CDS encoding B12-binding domain-containing radical SAM protein, whose protein sequence is MNIVLATLNAKYIHTNLAIRYLKSYAKPEFNPILAEYTIKDPSFNIVSDLYQKKPDIIGFSCYIWNIEETIRVIRMLKEVSPKTTIILGGPEVSYDVHDWLHRIDEVDFIIMGEGELSYKQLLRHLDGQIPLNDVPGIGYLKEGKVIIHPAAPKIDLREMPSPFRFEEDIPHIPKRIAYIETSRGCPFNCQFCLSSIEVGVRYFNREKIKDDIRYLMDHGVRTIKFVDRTFNISRSYAMEMFQFLIDEHKPGVVFQFEITADIMRPEVIQFLNDNAPKGLFRFEIGVQSTNDLTNDLVKRRQNFTKLSRTVNMVKEGGKIDQHLDLIAGLPEEDYMSFRKTFNDVFAMRPEELQLGFLKLLRGTGLRLQAKQYGYQYINMAPYEIFANHVLSFDDILHIKQTEDILEKYWNDHRMNHTIEFLVTDVFDTPFDFFQEFGTYWDEQGWSRIGHQLEDLFTRLLVFLEQRGNVPMEIVTNLMQIDYLKAQQFQPRKIWWQNRTQEEVSKAIFKALRENPAIAGVEFANMNVAEKDLYKHTLLTPFSINYEAYIKGEIKKQPGYLFTFFRKDGSPYFASIDITKLA, encoded by the coding sequence ATGAATATCGTTCTTGCTACATTAAACGCTAAGTATATCCATACTAATCTTGCTATTCGATATTTAAAATCTTATGCAAAACCTGAATTTAATCCTATCTTAGCTGAATATACTATAAAGGATCCTTCATTTAATATAGTGTCAGACCTATATCAAAAAAAACCAGATATTATCGGTTTCAGTTGTTATATATGGAATATTGAAGAAACAATACGTGTTATTCGTATGTTAAAAGAGGTAAGTCCTAAAACGACAATTATTTTAGGTGGTCCAGAGGTATCTTATGATGTCCATGATTGGTTACATCGTATTGATGAAGTTGATTTTATAATTATGGGAGAAGGTGAGTTGTCCTACAAACAATTGCTTCGTCACTTAGATGGTCAAATACCACTAAATGATGTTCCTGGTATTGGTTATTTAAAAGAGGGTAAGGTGATCATTCATCCTGCAGCACCTAAGATTGATTTACGAGAAATGCCAAGTCCATTTCGTTTCGAAGAGGACATACCTCATATACCAAAACGAATTGCTTATATCGAAACAAGTCGTGGTTGTCCTTTTAACTGCCAGTTTTGTCTTTCTTCTATTGAAGTTGGTGTTCGTTACTTTAATCGTGAAAAAATCAAAGACGATATTCGATATTTAATGGATCATGGCGTCCGTACAATAAAATTTGTCGATCGGACATTTAATATAAGTAGAAGTTATGCAATGGAAATGTTTCAATTTCTAATTGATGAGCATAAGCCTGGTGTCGTATTCCAATTCGAAATCACAGCGGATATTATGAGACCTGAAGTCATACAATTTTTAAATGATAATGCTCCAAAAGGATTGTTCCGTTTTGAAATTGGTGTTCAATCAACAAATGATTTAACGAATGATTTAGTCAAACGTCGTCAAAACTTCACTAAACTTTCTCGCACTGTCAACATGGTAAAAGAAGGTGGCAAAATTGATCAACATTTAGATCTGATTGCTGGATTACCAGAAGAAGATTATATGAGTTTCCGCAAAACTTTTAATGATGTATTTGCGATGAGACCTGAAGAGTTACAATTAGGATTTTTAAAATTACTAAGAGGTACAGGCCTTCGATTACAAGCAAAGCAATATGGTTATCAATATATCAATATGGCCCCTTATGAAATCTTTGCTAATCATGTATTATCATTTGATGATATCTTACACATCAAACAAACAGAAGATATTTTGGAGAAATATTGGAATGATCATCGTATGAATCACACAATCGAATTTTTAGTAACGGATGTATTTGATACTCCATTCGACTTTTTCCAAGAATTTGGAACTTACTGGGATGAACAAGGATGGTCACGTATTGGTCATCAATTAGAAGATCTATTTACTCGTTTATTAGTATTTTTAGAACAACGTGGGAACGTTCCAATGGAAATTGTGACGAACTTGATGCAGATTGATTATTTGAAAGCACAACAGTTCCAACCACGTAAAATTTGGTGGCAAAATAGAACCCAAGAAGAAGTTTCGAAAGCAATCTTCAAAGCACTGCGTGAAAATCCTGCAATTGCGGGTGTAGAATTTGCCAATATGAATGTTGCTGAAAAAGATTTATACAAACATACATTGCTAACACCATTTAGTATTAACTATGAGGCCTATATAAAGGGAGAAATCAAAAAACAACCAGGCTATTTATTCACTTTCTTCCGCAAAGATGGATCACCTTACTTCGCTTCAATAGATATAACAAAATTAGCATAA
- a CDS encoding MarR family winged helix-turn-helix transcriptional regulator gives MASEEVKQSLKLFIVLSRANKAINECTNQFFQDNGLNPTEFAVLELLYHKGRQPLQKIGNKILLASGSITYVIDKLEKRGYLSRVSCPSDRRITYAEITDEGKVFMDELFPRHEQQLVELTNVLSSEEKEEAIALLKKLGLSIKDLSY, from the coding sequence ATGGCATCAGAAGAAGTGAAACAATCGTTAAAATTGTTTATTGTACTTTCTAGAGCAAACAAAGCGATTAATGAGTGTACGAATCAGTTCTTCCAAGATAATGGTTTAAACCCAACAGAATTTGCAGTGTTAGAATTGCTTTATCATAAAGGACGTCAACCTCTTCAAAAGATAGGCAATAAAATTTTATTAGCAAGTGGCTCCATTACTTATGTAATTGATAAACTTGAGAAGCGTGGTTACTTATCACGTGTTTCTTGTCCATCAGATCGACGAATTACGTATGCAGAAATTACTGATGAAGGAAAAGTATTTATGGACGAGCTTTTCCCAAGACATGAACAACAATTGGTTGAGTTAACAAATGTTCTATCTTCAGAAGAAAAGGAAGAAGCTATAGCATTGCTAAAAAAATTAGGACTTTCTATTAAAGATTTATCGTATTAG
- a CDS encoding SDR family oxidoreductase, protein MTVAFFTGFPGFIASRIILEAFEKNQYKRIYAIVLATQFDKAEQEKKSILSQFPDKEIVLIEGDITLPQLDLSDETMIMLQEQVEVVWHLAAIYDLAVPRPIAWKVNVHGTEMMNLFVEELPHLKRYMYFSTAYVAGTRIGNLLETELIRPEGFKNFYEETKFEAELLVETLKDHIPVTIIRPGIVRGDSKTGETIKFDGPYFLLNMIERLKKLPLIPYIGHSTSKINVVPVDYICQASVYLSQKEEANGATVHLTDPCPHPVQEVYRAFVKEITGKTPKGHIPLNVAQASLGIHAIRKKLGVEYEALDYLTWNASFDTTIATSLLRDSGIECADFIKTIPVMVQYYEEHKNNLRYQIEIK, encoded by the coding sequence ATGACAGTAGCCTTTTTTACCGGATTTCCAGGGTTTATAGCTAGTAGGATTATTCTTGAAGCATTTGAAAAAAATCAATATAAAAGGATTTACGCCATTGTATTAGCAACTCAATTTGATAAGGCAGAGCAAGAGAAAAAATCTATATTGTCTCAATTTCCAGATAAGGAAATTGTGTTAATCGAAGGTGACATTACTTTGCCACAATTAGATTTAAGTGATGAAACCATGATCATGCTCCAAGAACAAGTTGAAGTTGTTTGGCATCTGGCTGCTATTTATGATTTAGCAGTACCAAGACCTATTGCTTGGAAAGTTAATGTACATGGCACAGAAATGATGAACCTCTTTGTAGAAGAATTACCTCATCTAAAACGTTATATGTATTTTAGTACCGCATATGTAGCGGGAACTCGTATAGGAAATTTACTAGAGACAGAACTTATTCGTCCTGAAGGATTCAAAAATTTTTATGAGGAAACAAAGTTTGAGGCAGAGTTATTAGTTGAGACACTAAAAGATCATATACCTGTAACAATTATTCGACCAGGTATCGTTCGAGGAGATTCTAAAACGGGCGAAACGATAAAATTTGACGGACCGTATTTTTTACTAAATATGATTGAGCGTTTAAAAAAATTACCGTTAATCCCCTACATTGGTCATTCTACTTCTAAAATTAATGTAGTACCTGTAGATTATATTTGTCAGGCTTCTGTGTATTTGAGCCAAAAAGAGGAAGCAAACGGTGCTACTGTTCACTTAACAGATCCGTGTCCTCATCCAGTTCAAGAAGTGTATCGTGCATTTGTCAAAGAAATAACCGGAAAAACACCAAAAGGTCATATACCGCTAAATGTAGCTCAAGCGTCATTAGGAATCCATGCTATTCGTAAAAAACTTGGTGTTGAATACGAGGCACTTGATTATTTAACTTGGAATGCAAGCTTTGATACAACTATTGCAACATCCTTATTAAGGGATTCTGGAATTGAATGTGCAGATTTTATAAAGACAATACCTGTAATGGTTCAATATTACGAAGAACATAAAAATAATTTGCGATATCAGATAGAAATAAAATAA
- a CDS encoding YkvS family protein: MKIAEIGNVIEFGDGLKGIVEKINENSVIVNLTYMENFNQLDMEERTVVNHKRYKILANVAEK, encoded by the coding sequence ATGAAAATAGCTGAAATTGGAAATGTTATTGAGTTTGGTGATGGTCTTAAAGGTATTGTTGAAAAAATAAACGAAAACTCTGTAATCGTAAATCTAACTTACATGGAAAACTTCAATCAATTAGATATGGAAGAAAGAACAGTAGTAAATCATAAACGCTATAAAATTTTAGCAAATGTTGCTGAAAAATAG
- a CDS encoding TrkH family potassium uptake protein, protein MGTVKDINKRTTPFQAIVSYYFVAIAISFILLSLPGVHQNGVHVSFLDSLFTAVSAVSVTGLSVVNISETYTTFGIVMLLLIMQLGAIGIMSLGTFTWLLFGKKIGLRERQLIMVDHNQYNLSGVVHLIKEILKILLAIEFIGAIILTLYFTQYFGTFKEALYNGLFAAISATTNSGFDITGSSLVPFHHDYFVQLINMIMMALGTIGFPVLIEVKRFLSNTDRHFKFSLFTKITTSTYLILFVVGTFGILILESFHSFKGMSWHEALFTAMFHSLSARSSGFITVDITKFNEATDILLSVLMFIGASPNSVGGGIRTTTFAVAILFLVNFARNKQEIQVFHREIHLIDVYRSYVVIILSIFMVVVATMALTLSEKHATLMQIIFEITSAFGTVGMSLGLTEQLSAFGKVVMIVLMFIGRVGIISFLYSIGGKSEKTNYHYPKERVIIG, encoded by the coding sequence ATGGGAACAGTTAAAGATATAAATAAACGCACAACACCATTCCAAGCAATCGTTTCCTATTACTTTGTTGCTATAGCTATATCATTTATTCTTTTAAGTTTACCAGGTGTACATCAAAATGGTGTACACGTATCCTTTTTAGATAGTTTGTTTACAGCTGTAAGTGCAGTAAGTGTTACGGGATTATCAGTAGTCAATATTTCAGAAACATATACTACCTTTGGAATTGTCATGCTGCTTTTAATTATGCAGCTAGGTGCGATTGGTATTATGTCATTAGGCACATTTACATGGCTTTTGTTCGGAAAAAAAATTGGTTTACGTGAGAGACAATTAATTATGGTAGACCATAATCAATATAATCTTTCAGGTGTAGTACATTTGATTAAAGAAATTCTTAAAATACTATTGGCAATTGAATTTATTGGAGCAATTATTTTAACTCTTTATTTTACACAGTATTTTGGCACATTTAAAGAAGCTCTTTATAATGGACTATTTGCCGCAATCTCTGCTACAACTAATTCGGGTTTTGATATTACAGGAAGTTCGTTAGTACCTTTTCATCATGATTATTTCGTACAATTAATTAATATGATTATGATGGCATTGGGAACTATTGGATTTCCTGTATTAATTGAAGTGAAAAGATTTCTTTCAAATACGGACAGGCATTTTAAATTTTCTCTTTTTACTAAAATTACAACTTCAACCTACCTAATTCTATTTGTTGTCGGTACTTTTGGTATATTGATTTTAGAATCTTTTCATTCTTTTAAAGGAATGAGTTGGCATGAAGCATTGTTTACAGCAATGTTCCACTCACTTTCTGCAAGATCTTCGGGGTTTATAACAGTTGATATCACAAAATTCAATGAAGCAACAGATATTCTTTTAAGTGTTCTAATGTTTATTGGCGCTTCGCCAAATTCAGTTGGTGGAGGTATTAGAACAACAACTTTTGCGGTTGCCATTCTTTTTTTGGTCAACTTTGCAAGAAATAAACAAGAAATACAAGTTTTTCATCGAGAAATTCATCTGATTGATGTATACCGTTCATACGTTGTTATTATTTTATCAATTTTCATGGTGGTTGTAGCAACAATGGCATTAACATTATCAGAAAAACATGCAACGTTAATGCAAATTATTTTTGAAATTACATCAGCCTTCGGGACAGTCGGAATGTCTTTAGGTTTAACAGAACAATTATCAGCATTTGGCAAAGTAGTTATGATTGTTCTAATGTTTATTGGAAGAGTAGGAATCATCTCTTTCCTATATTCAATAGGTGGGAAATCTGAAAAAACAAATTATCATTACCCGAAAGAGCGTGTAATAATTGGATAG
- a CDS encoding TerC family protein: METILLEYGWVLLVLVVLEGLLAADNAVVMAVMVKHLPLMQQKKALFYGLLGAFVLRFAALFLITFLVNWWWVQGIGAAYLLFICCKHIYDMRKHNWGEHQPKEKKASGFWATVVKVELADLAFAIDSMLAAVALAVTLPELGSFHIGGINAGQFLVMFLGGIIGLIIMRFAAQWFVRLLQQYPSLETAAFLIVGWVGIKLTVMTFAHPKVGILAEQFPHSVLWKSIFWSVLVLLALSGYLTSVRKKKKVEQEKTKHIKEVEE; the protein is encoded by the coding sequence ATGGAAACAATATTATTGGAATATGGATGGGTTTTGTTAGTATTGGTTGTATTAGAAGGATTATTGGCTGCAGATAATGCAGTTGTTATGGCTGTTATGGTCAAACATTTGCCATTAATGCAACAAAAAAAAGCATTATTTTATGGATTGTTAGGTGCATTTGTATTACGTTTTGCTGCGTTATTCTTAATTACATTTTTAGTTAACTGGTGGTGGGTACAAGGAATAGGAGCGGCATATCTTCTGTTTATTTGTTGTAAACATATTTATGACATGCGTAAACATAATTGGGGAGAACATCAACCAAAAGAAAAAAAAGCATCAGGCTTCTGGGCTACTGTTGTAAAAGTGGAATTAGCTGATTTAGCTTTTGCAATAGATTCTATGCTTGCAGCAGTTGCACTTGCTGTCACTTTACCTGAATTGGGAAGTTTTCACATTGGTGGAATAAATGCTGGACAATTTCTGGTTATGTTCTTAGGTGGTATTATTGGCTTAATTATTATGCGATTTGCGGCACAGTGGTTTGTACGTCTATTGCAACAATATCCATCACTTGAAACAGCAGCATTTTTAATTGTTGGTTGGGTGGGCATCAAACTTACTGTGATGACATTCGCACACCCCAAAGTGGGTATACTAGCGGAACAGTTCCCACATTCAGTCTTATGGAAAAGTATTTTCTGGAGTGTTCTTGTCTTATTAGCTCTTAGTGGCTATCTCACAAGTGTACGAAAGAAGAAAAAAGTAGAACAAGAAAAAACTAAACATATAAAAGAAGTTGAAGAATAA
- a CDS encoding PAS domain-containing sensor histidine kinase, producing the protein MDKEIFQAFDFSFQECEEPIVIVDHRYHILYANELAQNLLQIEEDVNIGSWFNNESYKTWTRLATDIKSHSYIAEKMTIDTLYYKIKDMKVTSYYSDVYDWILLCFHYSEAPSKIKKHYDIEKKYQRIFDQPGYGLVLTDAEGKILEINEMAAKLLNISSKGLIGQYSKILLTLFPKNRSEILKFFHKLVETGSGEVTIQVPTKDGIRYVQLMCNYDHLADIHLIAIRDETEKTMLIKQIEHQQTLQMIGEMAASIAHEIKNPMTSLKGFTDLMKMTATDENKRYLSVIDSEIQRIESIVNEFLNLSKPGEYEMNVFSLGELVEQTIELMQPQALIQNIQIVYEKNIYEDDFILGNKNKMKQVLINLIKNAIEVMPAGGNITMQQYVDYYDTVTLSIKDDGTGMSEQQLQNIFLPFYTTKPEGTGLGLPFVVKTIEEHGGKIFATSKIGEGTTFELVFPLVMKNQNDRVAEDNITINVTDKQMQRNFYYPV; encoded by the coding sequence ATGGATAAGGAAATTTTTCAAGCTTTTGATTTTTCGTTTCAAGAATGTGAAGAACCTATCGTAATTGTGGATCATAGATACCATATTTTGTATGCAAATGAACTAGCTCAAAATCTACTACAAATTGAAGAAGATGTGAATATTGGTAGTTGGTTTAACAATGAATCCTATAAAACTTGGACAAGATTGGCGACTGATATTAAAAGTCATTCGTATATAGCTGAGAAAATGACGATTGATACTTTATATTACAAGATTAAGGATATGAAAGTGACCAGCTATTATTCAGATGTATACGATTGGATTTTACTATGTTTTCATTATTCCGAAGCCCCATCAAAAATTAAAAAACACTATGATATCGAAAAAAAATATCAACGTATATTCGATCAACCAGGATATGGTCTTGTATTAACAGATGCAGAAGGAAAGATTTTAGAAATTAACGAAATGGCAGCAAAGTTGCTTAACATTTCTAGCAAAGGTCTGATTGGACAATACTCAAAAATATTATTGACATTATTCCCGAAAAATAGAAGTGAAATTCTAAAATTCTTTCATAAATTAGTTGAGACAGGTAGTGGAGAAGTTACAATACAAGTCCCAACTAAAGATGGAATCCGTTATGTACAATTAATGTGTAACTATGATCATTTAGCTGATATTCATTTAATTGCAATTCGTGATGAAACAGAAAAGACGATGCTAATTAAGCAAATTGAACATCAACAAACGCTACAAATGATTGGTGAAATGGCTGCAAGTATTGCACATGAAATCAAGAATCCTATGACTTCTTTGAAAGGTTTTACAGATTTAATGAAGATGACTGCAACTGATGAAAATAAACGCTATTTATCTGTTATTGATAGTGAAATACAGAGAATTGAAAGTATAGTCAATGAATTCTTAAATTTATCAAAACCTGGTGAATATGAAATGAATGTCTTTTCACTCGGAGAACTTGTTGAACAAACAATTGAGTTAATGCAACCCCAAGCCCTAATCCAGAATATTCAAATTGTATACGAAAAAAATATTTACGAAGACGATTTTATTTTAGGAAATAAAAATAAAATGAAACAAGTATTAATTAACTTAATTAAAAATGCAATTGAAGTGATGCCTGCTGGAGGTAATATTACAATGCAGCAGTACGTAGATTATTATGATACCGTAACGCTATCAATTAAAGACGATGGGACAGGTATGTCAGAGCAACAATTGCAAAATATTTTCCTTCCATTTTACACTACAAAACCAGAGGGAACTGGATTGGGTCTTCCGTTTGTTGTGAAAACAATCGAAGAACATGGTGGGAAAATTTTTGCTACAAGTAAAATAGGGGAAGGAACTACCTTTGAACTTGTGTTTCCTCTAGTTATGAAAAATCAAAATGATCGCGTCGCTGAGGATAATATTACAATTAATGTAACTGATAAACAGATGCAACGTAATTTTTATTATCCGGTTTAA
- a CDS encoding aspartyl-phosphate phosphatase Spo0E family protein, with protein sequence MSESILKKLEKTREKMIRSGIEKGFSNVETIRLSKKLDQLLNTYQLQNSNEMNEYSINIDLIKH encoded by the coding sequence ATGTCAGAATCCATCTTGAAAAAGTTGGAAAAAACAAGAGAGAAAATGATTCGCTCTGGAATTGAGAAAGGTTTTTCAAATGTTGAAACCATCCGCTTAAGTAAAAAGTTAGATCAACTATTAAATACCTATCAATTACAAAATAGTAATGAGATGAATGAGTATTCTATAAATATTGATTTAATAAAACATTAA
- a CDS encoding peptide chain release factor 3: MSSKLEQDILTRRTFAIISHPDAGKTTMTEKLLYFGGAIRDAGTVKAKKSGKFATSDWMEIEKQRGISVTSSVMQFDYNGCRVNILDTPGHQDFSEDTYRTLMAVDSAVMIIDAAKGIEAQTLKLFKVCSMRGIPIFTFINKLDRQGKEPLELMEELEEVLGIQAYAMNWPIGMGKEFLGIYDRYNRRIEQFRTDEEDRFLPLDENGELAVDHEMKKTSYYTQAMDDIMLLDEAGNEFSEERIKKGALTPVFFGSALTNFGVQTFLETYLNFAPTPQPRLTADETLVEPLDNEFSGFVFKIQANMNPAHRDRIAFVRIVSGKFERGMNVTLTRTNKSFKVTQSTQFLADDRETVDEAVAGDIIGLYDTGNYQIGDTIVGGKKTFQFEKLPQFTPELFVRVTAKNVMKSKHFHKGIEQLVQEGAIQYYKTLHTEDIILGAVGQLQFEVFENRMKNEYNVEVRMEPIGSKMARWIENEEDVKESMSGPRSTLVHDRFNNLVFLFENEFAMRWFNDKNPDIRLYSLL; this comes from the coding sequence ATGAGTTCTAAGCTTGAACAAGATATATTAACACGTCGTACTTTCGCCATCATTTCCCACCCGGATGCTGGTAAAACGACAATGACCGAAAAATTATTATACTTTGGTGGTGCCATTCGTGATGCAGGTACTGTTAAAGCAAAAAAATCAGGTAAATTTGCAACATCTGACTGGATGGAAATTGAAAAGCAACGTGGGATTTCCGTTACATCCTCTGTTATGCAATTTGACTATAATGGTTGTCGTGTCAATATTTTGGACACACCTGGACACCAAGATTTCTCTGAAGATACCTATCGTACATTAATGGCAGTAGATAGTGCTGTTATGATTATCGATGCTGCCAAGGGGATTGAAGCACAAACATTAAAATTATTTAAAGTATGTAGTATGCGTGGTATTCCAATCTTTACTTTCATTAACAAATTAGACCGTCAAGGGAAAGAACCACTTGAATTGATGGAAGAGTTAGAAGAGGTATTAGGAATCCAAGCATATGCGATGAATTGGCCAATTGGTATGGGGAAAGAATTCCTGGGTATTTATGACCGTTATAATCGTCGTATTGAACAATTCCGTACGGATGAAGAAGATCGTTTCCTACCACTCGATGAGAATGGTGAACTTGCAGTTGATCACGAAATGAAAAAAACGTCATACTATACACAAGCAATGGATGATATCATGCTTTTAGATGAAGCTGGAAACGAATTCTCAGAAGAACGTATTAAAAAAGGTGCATTAACACCAGTATTCTTTGGATCTGCCTTAACAAACTTTGGTGTACAAACATTTTTAGAAACCTATTTAAATTTTGCTCCTACACCACAACCTCGCTTAACAGCAGATGAAACATTGGTAGAACCTTTAGATAACGAATTCTCTGGTTTTGTATTCAAAATTCAAGCAAATATGAATCCAGCTCACCGTGATAGAATTGCTTTCGTTCGTATCGTATCAGGAAAGTTTGAACGTGGGATGAATGTTACTTTAACACGTACAAATAAATCCTTTAAAGTCACACAATCTACCCAATTCTTAGCAGATGATCGTGAAACAGTAGATGAAGCAGTTGCTGGAGATATTATCGGTTTATATGATACAGGTAACTATCAAATTGGTGACACCATTGTTGGTGGTAAAAAGACATTCCAATTCGAAAAATTACCACAGTTCACGCCAGAACTTTTTGTACGTGTAACTGCTAAAAACGTTATGAAATCAAAACATTTCCATAAAGGTATCGAACAACTTGTACAAGAAGGGGCCATTCAATACTATAAAACATTACACACTGAAGATATTATTCTTGGTGCGGTTGGTCAACTTCAATTTGAAGTATTTGAAAATCGTATGAAAAATGAATACAATGTTGAAGTTCGTATGGAACCAATCGGTAGTAAAATGGCACGCTGGATAGAAAATGAAGAAGATGTTAAAGAGTCAATGTCTGGTCCACGTAGTACGTTGGTGCATGACCGTTTTAATAACCTTGTATTCTTATTCGAAAATGAGTTTGCAATGCGTTGGTTTAATGACAAAAATCCAGATATTCGATTATATAGCTTGCTCTAA